The following coding sequences lie in one Arachis ipaensis cultivar K30076 chromosome B05, Araip1.1, whole genome shotgun sequence genomic window:
- the LOC107643165 gene encoding probable gluconokinase isoform X1, translating into MPSSDREVPTLDMAPKKKGEVIVIMGVSGAGKTTVGQMLGKEMKYKYLDADDFHSESNKEKMGKGIPLTDEDRMPWLESLRDATKEHIVNGNGVILGCSALKKQYRETLRSSDPDYKLGSYETSAVSFVLLEAPAEVLSVRLNKRAAEGTHYMPESLLQSQLDLLKIDESEGILRVDATLSPQSIVKTIIISIFQFQDSFHSSQC; encoded by the exons ATGCCTTCATCAGACAGAGAGGTACCTACATTAGATATGGCTCCAAAGAAAAAAG GTGAAGTTATCGTAATCATGGGTGTCAGCGGTGCCGGAAAAAC CACAGTAGGACAGATGCTGGGAAAAGAGATGAAATATAAGTATCTTGATGCTGATGATTTTCATTCTGAATCAAACAAAG AAAAGATGGGCAAGGGAATCCCACTCACTGATGAAGACAGGATGCCATGGCTTGAATCACTAAGAGATGCCACAAAAGAACACATAGTTAACGGAAATGGTGTGATTCTTGGGTGTTCTGCATTGAAGAAGCAATATAGAGAAACATTAAGATCAAGTGACCCTGATTACAAATTGGGAAGTTATGAAACAAGTGCTGTTAGCTTTGTACTGTTGGAAGCTCCTGCTGAGGTGCTAAGTGTTCGATTAAATAAAAGAGCTGCAGAAGGGACACATTACATGCCGGAATCTCTTTTGCAATCTCAGTTGGATTTGCTTAAGATTGATGAATCTGAGGGAATACTTAGGGTTGATGCCACTTTAAGTCCTCAATCCATTGTCAAAACCATTATTATAAGCATTTTCCAATTTCAGGACTCTTTTCATTCATCACAATGTTGA
- the LOC107643165 gene encoding probable gluconokinase isoform X2, whose amino-acid sequence MLGKEMKYKYLDADDFHSESNKEKMGKGIPLTDEDRMPWLESLRDATKEHIVNGNGVILGCSALKKQYRETLRSSDPDYKLGSYETSAVSFVLLEAPAEVLSVRLNKRAAEGTHYMPESLLQSQLDLLKIDESEGILRVDATLSPQSIVKTIIISIFQFQDSFHSSQC is encoded by the exons ATGCTGGGAAAAGAGATGAAATATAAGTATCTTGATGCTGATGATTTTCATTCTGAATCAAACAAAG AAAAGATGGGCAAGGGAATCCCACTCACTGATGAAGACAGGATGCCATGGCTTGAATCACTAAGAGATGCCACAAAAGAACACATAGTTAACGGAAATGGTGTGATTCTTGGGTGTTCTGCATTGAAGAAGCAATATAGAGAAACATTAAGATCAAGTGACCCTGATTACAAATTGGGAAGTTATGAAACAAGTGCTGTTAGCTTTGTACTGTTGGAAGCTCCTGCTGAGGTGCTAAGTGTTCGATTAAATAAAAGAGCTGCAGAAGGGACACATTACATGCCGGAATCTCTTTTGCAATCTCAGTTGGATTTGCTTAAGATTGATGAATCTGAGGGAATACTTAGGGTTGATGCCACTTTAAGTCCTCAATCCATTGTCAAAACCATTATTATAAGCATTTTCCAATTTCAGGACTCTTTTCATTCATCACAATGTTGA
- the LOC107643166 gene encoding uncharacterized protein LOC107643166 — translation MSLRIKAVVDKFVQELKEALDADIQDRIMKEREMQSYIEEREREVAEREAAWKAELSRREAEIARQEARLKMERDNLEKEKSVLMGTASNQDNQDGALEITVSGEKYRCLRFSKAKK, via the exons ATGTCTCTTCGTATAAAGGCTGTGGTAGATAAGTTTGTTCAAGAGTTGAAAGAAGCATTAGATGCTGATATTCAAGATAGGATCATGAAGGAGAGAGAGATGCAAAGTTATATTGAAGAGCGTGAGCGTGAAGTAGCGGAGCGTGAAGCTGCATGGAAGGCTGAACTTTCTCGTCGTGAG GCAGAGATTGCGCGTCAAGAGGCAAGGCTGAAGATGGAAAGAGACAACCTTGAGAAAGAAAAAAGTGTCTTAATGGGAACTGCCTCAAATCAAGATAACCAAGATGGAGCTCTTGAAATTACAGTGAGCGGCGAAAAGTACCGATGCCTTAGATTCTCCAAGGCAAAGAAATGA